The Streptomyces pactum genome contains a region encoding:
- a CDS encoding ribonuclease J, translated as MSHPHPELGRPPALPKGGLRVTPLGGLGEIGRNMTVFEYGGRLLIVDCGVLFPEEEQPGIDLILPDFSSIRDRLDDIEGIVLTHGHEDHIGGVPFLLREKPDIPLIGSKLTLALIEAKLQEHRIRPYTLEVAEGHRERVGPFDCEFVAVNHSIPDALAVAIRTPAGMAVHTGDFKMDQLPLDGRLTDLHAFARLSEEGIDLLLSDSTNAEVPGFVPPERDISNVLRQVFAGARKRIIVASFASHVHRIQQILDAAHEYGRRVAFVGRSMVRNMGIARDLGYLKVPPGLVVDVKTLDDLPDSEVVLVCTGSQGEPMAALSRMANRDHQIRIVNGDTVILASSLIPGNENAVYRVINGLTRWGANVVHKGNAKVHVSGHASAGELLYFYNICRPRNLMPVHGEWRHLRANAELGALTGVPHDRIVIAEDGVVVDLVEGKAKISGKVQAGYVYVDGLSVGDVGEPALKDRKILGDEGIISVFVVIDSSTGKITGGPHVQARGSGIEDSAFAAVLPKVTEVLERSAQDGVVEPHQLQQLVRRTLGKWVSDQYRRRPMILPVVVEV; from the coding sequence TTGAGTCATCCGCATCCTGAACTGGGCCGGCCCCCGGCGCTTCCCAAGGGCGGCCTCCGGGTCACGCCCCTCGGCGGCCTCGGTGAAATCGGCCGCAACATGACGGTCTTCGAATACGGAGGCCGTCTGCTGATCGTCGACTGCGGGGTGCTCTTCCCGGAGGAGGAGCAGCCCGGAATCGACCTGATCCTGCCGGACTTCTCGTCCATCAGGGACCGCCTCGACGACATCGAGGGCATCGTCCTCACCCATGGCCACGAGGACCACATCGGCGGCGTCCCGTTCCTCCTCCGCGAGAAGCCGGACATCCCGCTGATCGGCTCCAAGCTGACCCTCGCGCTCATCGAGGCCAAGCTCCAGGAACACCGCATCCGGCCGTACACCCTCGAGGTGGCCGAGGGACACCGCGAACGCGTCGGCCCCTTCGACTGCGAGTTCGTCGCGGTCAACCACTCCATCCCGGACGCCCTGGCCGTCGCCATCCGCACCCCCGCGGGCATGGCCGTCCACACCGGCGACTTCAAGATGGACCAGCTCCCGCTGGACGGCCGCCTCACGGACCTGCACGCCTTCGCGCGCCTGAGCGAGGAGGGCATCGACCTCCTCCTCTCCGACTCGACGAACGCGGAGGTCCCGGGCTTCGTTCCCCCGGAGCGGGACATCTCCAACGTCCTGCGGCAGGTGTTCGCCGGCGCCCGCAAGCGGATCATCGTGGCGAGCTTCGCCAGCCACGTGCACCGCATCCAGCAGATCCTGGACGCGGCGCACGAATACGGCCGCAGGGTCGCCTTCGTCGGCCGGTCCATGGTCCGCAACATGGGCATCGCCCGGGACCTCGGCTACCTCAAGGTCCCGCCGGGTCTCGTCGTGGACGTCAAGACGCTCGACGACCTGCCGGACAGCGAAGTGGTCCTGGTCTGCACGGGCTCCCAGGGCGAACCGATGGCCGCCCTGTCCCGCATGGCCAACCGCGACCACCAGATCCGCATCGTCAACGGCGACACGGTGATCCTGGCCTCGTCCCTCATCCCGGGCAACGAGAACGCGGTGTACCGCGTGATCAACGGCCTGACCCGCTGGGGCGCGAACGTCGTCCACAAGGGCAACGCCAAGGTCCACGTCTCGGGGCACGCGTCGGCCGGCGAGCTGCTGTACTTCTACAACATCTGCCGGCCCAGGAACCTGATGCCGGTCCACGGCGAATGGCGCCACCTGCGTGCCAACGCCGAGTTGGGCGCCCTGACCGGCGTCCCGCACGACCGCATCGTCATCGCCGAGGACGGCGTCGTCGTCGACCTCGTCGAGGGCAAGGCCAAGATCTCCGGCAAGGTCCAGGCGGGATACGTCTACGTCGACGGCCTCTCGGTCGGTGACGTGGGCGAGCCTGCCCTCAAGGACCGCAAGATCCTCGGGGACGAGGGCATCATCTCGGTCTTCGTGGTCATCGACTCGTCCACCGGCAAGATCACGGGCGGTCCGCACGTCCAGGCCCGGGGCTCGGGCATCGAGGACTCGGCCTTCGCCGCGGTGCTCCCCAAGGTCACCGAAGTACTGGAACGCTCGGCACAGGACGGCGTCGTCGAGCCCCACCAGCTCCAGCAGTTGGTGCGTCGGACCCTCGGCAAGTGGGTCTCGGACCAGTACCGACGCCGGCCGATGATCCTCCCTGTCGTCGTGGAGGTCTGA
- a CDS encoding SpoIIE family protein phosphatase — protein sequence MTTGLIPGEQPPDPGPTGGLPQQRREPVGHGAVHGERGSRSSVITARAAASFEPVGRSVASARSFVRDTLQGWGQADIVDDAVVLTSELVTNAVVHAGTTADVVCLRSDDGVRIEVADHYPEREVPLQGSPATMGSLDREGGRGLQLCAALADRWGVEYTPTLKNVWFHLHLPERPVGTRAAGPSLPVDVLPLADARVRVAVVQIDRTGAVTSWNEDAEELFGYPADQVIGKPLTDLAAWPQTPGTNTGIAEALQLSRWEGSYGMRGANGRITPVYASHLRVRDAGGEPSTVCLLVRDDERAVLQTPLRAPASDSSSSESQSADPFEVFIGSPAPDDLDGLLQRTVERARDMLDADAAFLLLATDDETELEVRASTGLPSARQRFARVPVEAGPGRYGSARMPAVHDDLAVVPGAVPLLNGTGMRSVVTVPLKVEGRLTGSLGVAAESAGRYSNEEALRLQFAADRIALAVESARLGELERLRRGSLSFLVEASDLLAGTLDRDQTLALMAQMTVPTLATWCAVYTIADQASDPYLSYVLHEDEELIDGIKSLLSKIAPPDPVPSPGARVWTAPGELAHQAALRTSMRDLGLSGGPTPPLRSGIGPTLTTASAVGGETVVLPLVARNRVIGMLTLGKPTDEHFRQEILELAEDLSRRAALALDNARLYSERTAISQSLQRSLLPPELPLIDGVEVEVIYRAAGEGNEVGGDFYDLFPISDGAYGFAIGDVCGTGPNAAAVTGLARHALRLLAREGLSGPAVLERLNSAILDEGARSRFLTLLYGEMRPQEDGSAELKVVCAGHPLPLRLRQDGTVEPAAEPQPLLGVIEDLELYEETVTLDPGDVLLCVTDGVTERREGTRMLGDDGLADVLTTCTGLTAGAVAARIMRAVERFASDAPSDDMAILAMRVPEPHTD from the coding sequence ATGACCACCGGACTGATCCCGGGGGAGCAGCCCCCGGATCCCGGGCCGACGGGTGGACTGCCGCAGCAGCGGCGCGAGCCGGTCGGCCATGGGGCCGTGCACGGGGAGAGAGGGTCGAGGAGTTCTGTGATCACCGCGCGCGCGGCCGCCAGCTTCGAGCCCGTCGGACGATCGGTGGCGAGCGCCCGGTCCTTCGTCCGGGACACGCTTCAGGGCTGGGGCCAGGCCGACATCGTCGACGACGCCGTGGTGCTCACCAGCGAACTGGTGACCAACGCCGTGGTGCATGCCGGCACCACCGCCGACGTCGTGTGCCTGCGCAGCGACGACGGCGTGCGGATCGAGGTGGCCGACCACTACCCGGAGCGCGAGGTCCCCCTCCAGGGCTCCCCCGCCACCATGGGCAGCCTCGACCGCGAGGGCGGCCGCGGCCTCCAACTGTGCGCGGCCCTGGCCGACCGGTGGGGCGTGGAGTACACGCCCACGCTGAAGAACGTCTGGTTCCACCTCCACCTCCCGGAGCGCCCGGTCGGCACCCGCGCCGCCGGCCCCTCCCTCCCGGTCGACGTGCTCCCCCTCGCCGACGCCCGCGTCCGCGTCGCCGTCGTCCAGATCGACCGCACCGGCGCCGTCACGTCCTGGAACGAGGACGCCGAGGAACTCTTCGGCTACCCCGCCGACCAGGTCATCGGCAAGCCGCTCACCGACCTCGCCGCCTGGCCCCAGACGCCGGGCACCAACACCGGTATCGCCGAGGCGCTCCAACTCTCCCGCTGGGAGGGCAGCTACGGCATGAGGGGAGCCAACGGCCGCATCACCCCGGTCTACGCCTCCCACCTCCGCGTCCGCGACGCCGGCGGCGAACCCTCCACGGTCTGCCTCCTGGTCCGGGACGACGAACGCGCCGTCCTGCAGACCCCGTTGCGCGCGCCGGCCTCCGACTCCTCCTCCTCCGAAAGCCAGAGCGCCGATCCCTTCGAGGTCTTCATCGGCTCCCCCGCCCCGGACGACCTCGACGGGCTCCTCCAGCGCACGGTCGAACGCGCCCGCGACATGCTCGACGCCGACGCCGCCTTCCTCCTCCTGGCGACCGACGACGAAACGGAGTTGGAGGTCCGCGCGTCCACGGGCCTGCCCTCCGCCCGCCAGCGCTTCGCCCGCGTCCCCGTCGAGGCCGGCCCCGGCCGCTACGGCTCCGCCCGCATGCCCGCCGTCCACGACGACCTCGCGGTGGTCCCCGGTGCCGTCCCGCTGCTGAACGGCACCGGTATGCGCTCGGTCGTCACCGTCCCCCTCAAGGTCGAGGGCCGCCTCACCGGCTCCCTCGGCGTCGCGGCCGAGTCCGCCGGCCGGTACTCCAACGAGGAGGCCCTGCGCCTCCAGTTCGCCGCCGACCGCATCGCCCTGGCCGTCGAGTCGGCCCGCCTGGGCGAGCTGGAGCGCCTGCGCCGCGGCTCCCTCAGCTTCCTCGTCGAGGCCTCCGACCTCCTCGCCGGCACCCTGGACCGCGACCAGACCCTGGCCCTGATGGCCCAGATGACGGTCCCCACCCTGGCCACCTGGTGCGCCGTCTACACGATCGCCGACCAGGCCTCGGACCCGTACCTCTCCTACGTCCTGCACGAGGACGAGGAGCTCATCGACGGCATCAAGTCCCTGCTGTCCAAGATCGCCCCGCCCGACCCGGTCCCGTCCCCGGGCGCCCGCGTCTGGACGGCTCCCGGCGAGCTGGCACACCAGGCGGCGCTGCGTACCTCCATGCGCGACCTGGGCCTCAGCGGCGGTCCCACGCCCCCGCTACGCTCCGGCATCGGCCCGACCCTGACCACCGCCTCCGCGGTGGGCGGCGAGACCGTGGTCCTCCCGTTGGTCGCCCGCAACCGCGTCATCGGCATGCTCACGCTCGGCAAACCCACCGACGAGCACTTCCGCCAGGAGATCCTGGAGCTGGCCGAGGACCTGTCCCGCCGTGCCGCGCTGGCTCTGGACAACGCCCGCCTCTACTCGGAGCGGACGGCCATCAGCCAGTCCCTCCAGCGCAGCCTGCTGCCGCCCGAGCTCCCCCTGATCGACGGCGTCGAAGTCGAGGTCATCTACCGCGCGGCCGGTGAGGGCAACGAGGTCGGCGGCGACTTCTACGACCTGTTCCCCATCAGTGACGGCGCCTACGGCTTCGCCATCGGCGACGTCTGCGGTACGGGCCCGAACGCGGCGGCCGTAACGGGCCTGGCCCGGCACGCCCTGCGTCTGCTGGCCCGCGAGGGCCTCAGCGGCCCGGCTGTCCTGGAGCGCCTCAACTCGGCCATCCTCGACGAGGGCGCCCGCAGCCGCTTCCTCACGCTGCTGTACGGCGAGATGCGTCCGCAGGAGGACGGCAGCGCCGAGTTGAAGGTGGTCTGCGCGGGCCACCCGCTCCCGCTCCGTCTGCGTCAGGACGGCACGGTCGAACCGGCGGCGGAGCCGCAGCCCCTCCTCGGCGTCATCGAGGACCTGGAGCTGTACGAGGAGACGGTCACCCTCGACCCGGGCGACGTCCTGCTCTGTGTCACGGACGGCGTGACCGAACGCCGCGAGGGCACGCGCATGCTGGGCGACGACGGCCTCGCCGACGTCCTCACCACGTGCACGGGCCTGACGGCCGGCGCGGTGGCGGCCCGCATCATGCGCGCGGTCGAGCGCTTCGCGTCGGACGCCCCGTCCGACGACATGGCGATCCTCGCGATGCGCGTCCCTGAGCCGCACACGGACTGA
- a CDS encoding HAMP domain-containing protein has product MESGAATRGTKARAKGGQSLSNQGKTRGGTTTVDTAALNRLLTALVAMREGNFRKRLTVSGDGVMAEIAAVFNEVADRNLHLTGELARVRRMVGREGKLTERLETGACEGSWATAIDNSNALVDDLVRPVSEVSRVLSAVADGDLSPRMELRTQTAEGAGHPLRGEFLKVGRTVNNLVDQLSTFTDEVTRVASEVGTEGKLGGQAQVRGMSGSWKDLTDSVNTMAYRLTAQVRDIALVTTAVAKGDLSRKVTVHVAGEMLELKNTVNTMVDQLSAFSSEVTRVAREVGTEGALGGQAQVPGVAGVWKELTDSVNTMAGNLTAQVREISHVTTAVANGDLSKKVTVPARGEVAQLAETINQMTETLRIFADEVTRVANETGGEGQLGGQANVPGAAGIWKDLTDSVNTVFRNLTTQVRDIAAVTTAVASGDLSQKVTVDVAGEMLELKNTVNTMVDQLSSFGAEVTRVAREVGVEGELGGQAQVPGAAGTWKDLTDSVNTAFRNLTGQVRNIAQVTTAVANGDLSQKVTVDVSGEMLQLKNTVNTMVDQLSSFADQVTRMARDVGTEGRLGGQARVDGVSGTWKELTDSVNFMAGNLTSQVRQIAQVTTAVARGDLSQKIDVDARGEILELKNTINTMVDQLSAFAEQVTRVAREVGTEGRLGGQAQVPGVAGVWRDLTDSVNGMAGNLTAQVRNIAQVATAVARGDLSQKITVDARGEILELKNTLNTMVDQLSSFAQEVTRVAREVGTEGILGGQAEVQGVSGTWKDLTQSVNGMANNLTMQVRNIAEVTTAVAKGDLSKKITVDAKGEILELVTTVNTMVDQLSSFAEQVTRVAREVGTEGILGGQAHVPGVVGIWKDLSDNVNLMAKNLTVQVRNISQVAAAVANGDLTRTVTIEARGEVAQLADTFNTMVKTLSSFADQVTKVAREVGTDGILGGQAHVPGVAGTWKDLTESVNQMASNLTGQVRNIAMVTTAIAKGDLTKKIDIDARGEILELKTTINTMVDQLSSFAEEVTRVAREVGTEGQLGGQARVRDVDGTWRDLTESVNEMAGNLTRQVRAIARVATAVTRGDLNLKIDVDASGEISELQDYINKMIANLRDTTIANKEQDWLKGNLARISALMQGRRDLQDVASLIMSELTPVVSAQHGAFFLAMPHVDGQEQAGADEEEYELRMLGSYGYSMGSMPTSFRPGEALVGTAAQEKRTILVENAPSGYLKISSGLGEAPPAQVIVLPVLFEGQVLGVIELASFTPFTQIQKDFLNQIAEMIATSVNTISVNTKTEVLLKQSQELTEQLRDRSEELEQRQKALQSSNAELEEKAELLAQQNRDIEVKNTEIEEARQVLEERAEQLAVSMRYKSEFLANMSHELRTPLNSLLILAKLLADNADANLSPKQVEFAETIHGAGSDLLQLINDILDLSKVEAGKMDVSPTRIALVQLVDYVEATFRPLTAEKGLDLSVRVSPELPATLHTDEQRLLQVLRNLLSNAVKFTDSGAVELVIRPARDDVPQAIREQLLEAGSMTDPDADLIAFSVSDTGIGIAASKMRVIFEAFKQADGTTSRKYGGTGLGLSISREIAQLLGGEIHAQSEPGRGSTFTLYLPLHPSELPAHGYQQPLPALEPGGVLASPGALTELSGAQTEPPAEVTSYQDSQNGAAALFRRRRRAAAETEARDRLAAQEQRSAAEQEETPPNRGIRFGGQKVLIVDDDIRNVFALTSVLEQHGLSVLYAENGREGIEVLEQHEDVAVVLMDIMMPEMDGYATTTAIRRMPQFAGLPIIALTAKAMKGDREKAIESGASDYVTKPVDPDHLLTVMQQWMRQE; this is encoded by the coding sequence GTGGAGTCTGGCGCAGCGACGCGGGGCACTAAGGCGCGCGCGAAAGGCGGACAGTCCCTGAGTAACCAGGGCAAAACGCGGGGCGGAACCACGACCGTGGACACGGCCGCGCTGAATCGGCTGCTGACGGCCCTCGTCGCCATGCGGGAGGGCAACTTCCGTAAACGGCTCACGGTGTCCGGCGACGGCGTGATGGCGGAGATCGCGGCGGTCTTCAACGAGGTCGCCGACCGAAATCTCCACCTCACGGGTGAGCTGGCCCGGGTACGGCGCATGGTCGGTCGTGAGGGAAAACTCACGGAGCGGCTGGAGACGGGTGCCTGCGAGGGGTCCTGGGCGACCGCGATCGACAACTCGAACGCGCTCGTGGACGACCTCGTGCGGCCCGTCTCCGAGGTCAGCCGGGTGCTGTCGGCGGTGGCGGACGGTGACCTGTCGCCGCGTATGGAGCTGCGGACGCAGACGGCGGAGGGCGCCGGGCATCCGCTGCGCGGTGAGTTCCTGAAGGTCGGGCGGACCGTGAACAACCTGGTCGACCAGTTGTCGACGTTCACGGACGAGGTCACCCGGGTGGCCAGCGAGGTCGGTACCGAGGGCAAACTGGGCGGCCAGGCGCAGGTGCGCGGCATGTCCGGCTCGTGGAAGGACCTGACGGACTCCGTCAACACGATGGCGTACCGGCTCACCGCGCAGGTGCGGGACATCGCGCTGGTGACGACGGCGGTGGCCAAGGGGGATCTGTCCCGGAAGGTCACGGTTCACGTGGCCGGCGAGATGCTGGAGCTGAAGAACACCGTCAACACGATGGTGGACCAGCTCTCCGCGTTCTCCTCCGAGGTGACGCGCGTCGCCCGGGAGGTGGGCACCGAGGGGGCCCTGGGCGGACAGGCCCAGGTGCCGGGCGTGGCCGGGGTGTGGAAGGAGCTCACCGACTCCGTCAACACCATGGCCGGGAACCTGACGGCCCAGGTGCGTGAGATCTCCCATGTGACGACGGCGGTCGCCAACGGTGACCTGTCGAAGAAGGTGACGGTGCCGGCCCGCGGGGAGGTCGCGCAGCTCGCCGAGACGATCAACCAGATGACCGAGACGCTGCGCATCTTCGCGGACGAGGTCACGCGCGTCGCCAACGAGACCGGCGGCGAGGGGCAGCTCGGCGGCCAGGCGAACGTGCCGGGCGCGGCGGGGATCTGGAAGGACCTGACGGACTCCGTCAACACCGTCTTCCGGAACCTGACCACTCAGGTGCGCGACATCGCCGCGGTGACGACGGCGGTGGCCAGCGGTGACCTGTCGCAGAAGGTCACGGTGGACGTGGCCGGTGAGATGCTCGAGCTGAAGAACACCGTGAACACGATGGTGGACCAGTTGTCGAGCTTCGGTGCCGAGGTCACGCGTGTGGCTCGTGAGGTCGGGGTCGAGGGTGAGCTGGGCGGTCAGGCCCAGGTGCCGGGTGCGGCGGGTACGTGGAAGGACCTCACGGACTCCGTCAACACGGCGTTCCGGAACCTCACCGGACAGGTGCGCAACATCGCACAGGTGACGACGGCGGTGGCCAACGGCGACCTGTCGCAGAAGGTCACGGTGGACGTCTCCGGTGAGATGCTCCAGCTCAAGAACACCGTGAACACGATGGTGGACCAGCTTTCCAGCTTCGCCGACCAGGTGACCCGGATGGCCCGGGACGTGGGCACGGAGGGCCGCCTCGGCGGTCAGGCGCGCGTCGACGGGGTGTCGGGGACCTGGAAGGAGCTGACGGACTCCGTCAACTTCATGGCGGGCAATCTGACCTCCCAGGTGCGGCAGATCGCCCAGGTGACGACGGCCGTGGCGCGGGGTGACCTGTCGCAGAAGATCGACGTCGACGCCCGCGGCGAGATCCTGGAGCTGAAGAACACCATCAACACGATGGTCGACCAGCTCTCCGCCTTCGCCGAGCAGGTCACCCGGGTCGCCCGCGAGGTGGGCACGGAGGGCCGCCTCGGCGGTCAGGCCCAGGTGCCCGGCGTCGCCGGTGTGTGGCGCGATCTGACCGACTCCGTGAACGGCATGGCCGGGAACCTGACCGCGCAGGTGCGCAACATCGCGCAGGTCGCGACGGCGGTGGCCCGCGGTGACCTGTCCCAGAAGATCACCGTGGACGCGCGCGGGGAGATCCTGGAGCTGAAGAACACCCTGAACACGATGGTGGACCAGTTGTCGTCGTTCGCCCAGGAGGTCACCAGGGTGGCCCGTGAGGTGGGCACCGAGGGCATCCTCGGCGGCCAGGCGGAGGTGCAGGGGGTCTCCGGCACCTGGAAGGACCTCACGCAGTCCGTGAACGGCATGGCCAACAACCTGACCATGCAGGTGCGCAACATCGCCGAGGTCACGACCGCCGTGGCCAAGGGCGACCTGTCGAAGAAGATCACCGTCGACGCCAAGGGCGAGATCCTCGAGCTCGTCACCACCGTCAACACGATGGTGGACCAGTTGTCGTCCTTCGCCGAGCAGGTCACGCGCGTGGCCCGTGAGGTGGGCACGGAGGGCATCCTCGGTGGTCAGGCGCACGTGCCCGGTGTCGTGGGCATCTGGAAGGACCTCAGCGACAACGTCAACCTGATGGCGAAGAACCTCACCGTCCAGGTGCGGAACATCTCCCAGGTGGCCGCGGCCGTCGCCAACGGCGACCTGACGCGGACGGTGACGATCGAGGCGCGCGGCGAGGTCGCACAGCTCGCCGACACGTTCAACACCATGGTGAAGACGCTGAGCTCGTTCGCCGACCAGGTCACCAAGGTGGCCCGCGAGGTGGGCACGGACGGCATTCTCGGCGGTCAGGCGCACGTGCCCGGTGTGGCCGGCACCTGGAAGGACCTCACCGAGTCGGTGAACCAGATGGCGTCCAACCTGACCGGTCAGGTGCGCAACATCGCCATGGTCACCACGGCCATCGCCAAGGGCGACCTGACCAAGAAGATCGACATCGACGCGCGCGGCGAGATCCTGGAGCTGAAGACGACCATCAACACGATGGTCGACCAGTTGTCCTCCTTCGCCGAGGAGGTCACCCGCGTGGCCCGTGAGGTGGGCACGGAGGGGCAGCTCGGCGGTCAGGCGCGCGTGCGCGACGTCGACGGCACCTGGCGGGACCTGACGGAGTCCGTGAACGAGATGGCCGGGAACCTCACCCGGCAGGTGCGTGCCATCGCGCGTGTGGCCACCGCGGTGACGCGCGGCGACCTGAATCTCAAGATCGACGTGGACGCCTCCGGGGAGATCTCCGAGCTCCAGGACTACATCAACAAGATGATCGCCAACCTGCGCGACACCACGATCGCCAACAAGGAGCAGGACTGGCTCAAGGGCAATCTGGCCCGGATCTCCGCGCTGATGCAGGGCCGCCGGGACCTCCAGGACGTGGCCTCGCTGATCATGAGCGAGCTCACTCCGGTGGTCTCCGCGCAGCACGGGGCGTTCTTCCTCGCCATGCCGCATGTCGACGGTCAGGAGCAGGCCGGCGCCGACGAGGAGGAGTACGAGCTGCGCATGCTCGGTTCGTACGGCTATTCGATGGGCTCCATGCCCACGTCCTTCCGGCCGGGCGAGGCGCTGGTCGGCACGGCCGCCCAGGAGAAGCGCACGATCCTGGTGGAGAACGCGCCGAGTGGCTATCTGAAGATCTCCTCCGGGCTCGGTGAGGCTCCGCCCGCCCAGGTGATCGTCCTGCCGGTGCTGTTCGAGGGGCAGGTGCTCGGCGTCATCGAGCTGGCGTCCTTCACCCCGTTCACGCAGATCCAGAAGGACTTCCTCAACCAGATCGCCGAGATGATCGCGACCAGCGTCAACACCATCTCCGTCAACACCAAGACGGAGGTGCTGCTGAAGCAGTCGCAGGAGCTGACCGAGCAACTGCGGGACCGGTCGGAGGAGTTGGAGCAGCGGCAGAAGGCGCTGCAGTCGTCCAACGCCGAACTGGAGGAGAAGGCCGAGCTGCTGGCGCAGCAGAACCGCGACATCGAGGTGAAGAACACCGAGATCGAGGAGGCGCGGCAGGTCCTGGAGGAGCGCGCGGAGCAGCTCGCGGTCTCGATGCGCTACAAGAGCGAGTTCCTGGCCAACATGTCGCACGAGCTGCGTACGCCGCTCAACTCGCTGCTGATCCTGGCCAAGCTGCTCGCCGACAACGCCGACGCGAACCTGTCCCCGAAGCAGGTCGAGTTCGCCGAGACGATCCACGGCGCCGGCTCCGACCTGCTCCAGCTCATCAACGACATCCTCGACCTGTCGAAGGTGGAGGCGGGCAAGATGGACGTCTCCCCGACGCGCATCGCGCTCGTCCAGCTCGTCGACTACGTGGAGGCCACCTTCCGGCCGCTGACCGCGGAGAAGGGCCTGGACCTGTCGGTGCGGGTGTCGCCGGAGCTGCCCGCCACGCTGCACACCGACGAGCAGCGGCTCCTCCAGGTGTTGCGCAACCTGCTGTCCAACGCGGTGAAGTTCACCGATTCGGGGGCGGTCGAGCTGGTCATCCGGCCGGCCCGGGACGACGTCCCGCAGGCCATCCGGGAGCAGTTGCTGGAGGCCGGTTCGATGACCGACCCGGACGCGGACCTGATCGCGTTCTCCGTGAGCGATACCGGCATCGGGATCGCGGCGAGCAAGATGCGGGTGATCTTCGAGGCGTTCAAGCAGGCCGACGGCACCACCAGCCGCAAGTACGGCGGTACGGGTCTGGGACTGTCCATCTCGCGGGAGATCGCGCAGTTGCTGGGCGGCGAGATCCACGCGCAGAGCGAGCCGGGGCGCGGGTCGACGTTCACGCTCTACCTGCCGCTGCACCCGAGCGAGCTGCCCGCGCACGGCTACCAGCAGCCGCTTCCGGCCCTGGAGCCCGGTGGGGTGCTCGCCTCTCCGGGCGCGCTGACCGAGCTGTCGGGGGCGCAGACCGAACCGCCGGCCGAGGTGACGTCGTACCAGGACTCGCAGAACGGTGCCGCGGCGCTGTTCCGGCGCCGCCGCAGGGCGGCCGCGGAGACCGAGGCCCGGGACCGGCTCGCGGCGCAGGAGCAGCGGTCGGCCGCCGAACAGGAGGAGACGCCGCCGAACCGGGGGATCCGGTTCGGCGGGCAGAAGGTGCTGATCGTCGACGACGACATCCGCAACGTCTTCGCGCTCACCAGCGTCCTGGAGCAGCACGGCCTTTCCGTGCTGTACGCCGAGAACGGACGCGAGGGCATCGAGGTCCTGGAGCAGCACGAGGACGTGGCGGTCGTTCTGATGGACATCATGATGCCCGAGATGGACGGGTA
- a CDS encoding DegT/DnrJ/EryC1/StrS family aminotransferase: protein MLRAAGIGVGDEVVVPAFGNVELAEAVALVGALPVFADIDPDTYCLDASSVEAALTSRTAAVVAVHRFGRPADMRPLHGVGQRHGLLVLEQGESEMPYDETAQRRQRAAYLDGKLRGVRTPDWGEGHTYQQYVVRVPGNGRPDRDAFARAVRVRGVECRVPVKTPVHRMPGFRRCVSLPETERAADETLALPVDASLTKRDMQRIVSACNALGGLLQPAF from the coding sequence ATGCTCAGGGCCGCCGGCATAGGAGTCGGCGACGAGGTCGTCGTACCTGCCTTCGGGAACGTGGAACTCGCCGAGGCCGTGGCCTTGGTCGGCGCGTTGCCGGTGTTCGCCGACATAGATCCGGATACGTACTGTCTGGACGCCTCCTCCGTGGAGGCGGCGCTGACGTCCCGTACCGCGGCCGTGGTCGCCGTACACCGGTTCGGGCGGCCGGCGGACATGAGGCCGCTGCACGGTGTCGGGCAGCGGCACGGACTGCTCGTGCTGGAGCAGGGCGAGTCCGAGATGCCGTACGACGAGACGGCGCAGCGCAGGCAGCGGGCGGCCTATCTCGACGGGAAGTTGAGGGGCGTGCGTACCCCGGACTGGGGCGAGGGGCACACGTACCAGCAGTACGTGGTGCGGGTGCCGGGCAACGGTCGGCCGGATCGTGACGCGTTCGCCCGCGCCGTGAGGGTGAGGGGAGTCGAGTGCCGGGTGCCGGTGAAGACGCCCGTGCACAGGATGCCCGGATTCCGGCGGTGCGTGTCCTTGCCGGAGACGGAGCGGGCCGCCGACGAGACTCTCGCGCTGCCCGTCGACGCCTCGTTGACCAAGCGGGACATGCAGCGGATCGTGTCCGCCTGCAATGCCCTGGGAGGCCTTCTGCAGCCGGCCTTCTGA